One window of the Runella slithyformis DSM 19594 genome contains the following:
- a CDS encoding LacI family DNA-binding transcriptional regulator encodes MVVCEKCGSDANLVKSGFVRGKQRLFCKACSVHFTVGSPHRESPKVPHQTTIVDIAKALGVAPSTVSRALNGSTDINAFTRREILRVASEMDYRPNLLAQSLHRGETHTLGVVIPDIERPFFAGVLAGIQKVATEAGYRVMICQSNESHSTETLNVQALVASRVDGLLISHSKETTSFEHIKLQLKKGLPIVHFDRVCNEVETSKVVQEDFEGSFLLVEHLILQGCRHIAVLAGPRELLISNARLEGYKAALKKYGLSLNEELIYHSNFKKGESLEALENWLYLPQSPDGIFAVHYANAIEILTELKKRNIKVPSDISIVGFGDELIAELIDPSLTVFHLFPFKVGETAAALLIDTIIHKENVQPVVKTVKGELIIRQSSLRATSL; translated from the coding sequence ATGGTCGTTTGTGAAAAATGCGGCAGCGATGCCAACCTCGTAAAATCAGGATTTGTACGGGGCAAACAGCGCCTTTTTTGTAAGGCGTGCTCGGTTCATTTTACGGTTGGTTCGCCACACCGTGAAAGCCCCAAAGTGCCTCATCAAACAACCATTGTCGACATTGCCAAAGCTTTGGGCGTAGCACCTTCTACGGTTTCACGGGCGCTGAACGGCAGTACAGACATCAATGCTTTTACGCGCCGTGAAATTTTGCGCGTGGCTTCCGAAATGGATTATCGGCCCAACCTGTTGGCGCAAAGCCTGCACCGGGGCGAAACGCATACGCTGGGCGTCGTGATTCCCGACATTGAGCGGCCTTTCTTTGCAGGTGTGCTGGCAGGCATTCAAAAAGTGGCGACGGAGGCAGGGTATCGGGTCATGATCTGCCAATCCAATGAATCGCACTCGACCGAGACGCTCAACGTGCAGGCCTTGGTGGCAAGCCGCGTCGATGGCCTGCTGATCAGTCATTCCAAAGAAACAACGTCTTTTGAACACATCAAACTGCAACTCAAAAAAGGACTGCCCATCGTACACTTCGACCGCGTATGCAATGAGGTCGAAACGAGCAAAGTAGTTCAGGAAGATTTTGAAGGAAGCTTTCTGTTGGTTGAGCACCTCATTTTGCAGGGATGCCGGCACATTGCAGTCTTGGCCGGCCCTCGTGAATTGCTCATCAGTAATGCCCGTTTAGAGGGTTATAAAGCGGCATTGAAAAAGTATGGTCTTTCTTTAAATGAAGAATTGATTTACCACAGTAATTTTAAAAAAGGCGAGTCGTTGGAAGCGTTAGAAAATTGGCTGTATTTGCCACAGTCCCCCGACGGGATTTTTGCGGTACACTATGCAAATGCCATTGAAATACTGACAGAATTGAAAAAGCGTAACATAAAAGTACCGTCGGATATCAGTATAGTGGGCTTTGGCGACGAACTGATTGCGGAGTTGATTGACCCCTCTCTGACGGTCTTTCATCTGTTCCCGTTCAAGGTGGGTGAAACGGCCGCGGCGCTGCTGATCGATACCATTATTCACAAAGAAAACGTTCAGCCGGTGGTAAAAACCGTCAAAGGAGAACTCATCATTCGTCAATCGTCGCTGCGGGCTACATCCCTTTAG
- a CDS encoding Gfo/Idh/MocA family protein: MSKSPKTSVSRREFLALTAKGAAASTIIGVPTIVPSSVFGKNAPSNKINIGQIGCGRIGRDHDMVGTLQHDVARMIAVCDLDKNRLEDGKKLVEGYYAKKTGQANYVEAKMYDDYREMLLNKDIDAVIISTPDHWHSQPAIEAALAGKDVYLQKPTSLTIAEGRMLSDVIRKKGTVLQVGTQQRSSPQFRIAAELVRNGRIGKLHTVKVGLPGDPSGPSAPAMPVPKGFNYDMWLGSTPEVPYTEIGVHPQKGYGRPGWLRIEQFGAGMITGWGQHHFDSAAWGMDTELTGPISVQAVAEFPKSGLWNVHGDFMVKAEYANGITMYTSGGFPNGIRYEGTEGWIWVSRGDYVASASDPVSAAKSSKALDASDPKILTSVIGENEIHLYKSDEQHGNWLECIKTRKAPISPVEIGHRACSVCLVSHIAMKLPRKLQWDPKTERFVNDNEANAMLSRPQRKPYGTTNIKM, from the coding sequence ATGTCAAAATCCCCAAAAACTTCCGTTTCTCGAAGAGAATTTCTGGCGCTTACAGCCAAAGGCGCAGCGGCGTCCACGATCATCGGCGTTCCCACCATCGTTCCCTCGTCTGTATTTGGAAAAAATGCTCCCAGTAATAAAATCAACATCGGACAAATCGGTTGCGGGCGTATCGGTCGCGACCACGACATGGTCGGCACGCTGCAACACGATGTGGCCCGCATGATCGCCGTTTGTGATTTGGACAAGAACCGTCTGGAAGACGGTAAAAAGCTCGTAGAAGGATATTATGCCAAAAAGACAGGGCAGGCTAATTACGTAGAAGCTAAAATGTACGATGACTACCGCGAAATGTTGCTCAATAAAGACATTGACGCCGTCATCATCAGTACACCCGACCATTGGCACTCACAACCGGCCATTGAGGCGGCATTGGCAGGAAAAGATGTATATCTTCAAAAGCCTACGTCTCTGACCATTGCCGAAGGACGTATGCTGAGCGACGTCATTCGTAAAAAAGGCACCGTGCTTCAGGTAGGCACGCAGCAGCGCTCTTCTCCGCAATTCAGGATCGCGGCCGAATTGGTCCGCAACGGCCGCATCGGTAAGCTGCATACCGTTAAAGTAGGTCTCCCCGGCGACCCGTCAGGGCCATCGGCTCCGGCCATGCCGGTGCCCAAAGGCTTTAACTATGATATGTGGCTGGGCTCTACGCCCGAAGTACCTTATACCGAAATCGGCGTTCACCCGCAGAAAGGCTACGGCCGTCCGGGATGGTTACGCATCGAGCAATTTGGTGCCGGGATGATCACCGGTTGGGGACAACACCACTTTGACTCCGCCGCCTGGGGAATGGACACCGAATTGACCGGACCAATCTCGGTACAGGCGGTAGCCGAATTTCCAAAATCGGGTCTTTGGAACGTTCACGGCGACTTTATGGTCAAAGCCGAATACGCCAACGGTATCACGATGTATACCAGCGGTGGTTTCCCCAACGGCATCCGTTATGAAGGCACCGAAGGCTGGATCTGGGTGTCACGCGGAGATTATGTGGCTTCTGCCAGCGACCCGGTATCGGCTGCCAAAAGCAGCAAAGCGCTGGACGCCAGCGATCCAAAGATCCTGACATCGGTGATCGGTGAGAACGAGATCCATTTATACAAAAGCGACGAACAACACGGCAACTGGCTCGAATGCATCAAAACGCGTAAAGCGCCGATTTCACCGGTAGAAATTGGCCACCGGGCGTGCAGTGTGTGTTTGGTAAGCCACATTGCCATGAAACTCCCGCGCAAATTGCAGTGGGATCCCAAAACGGAGCGTTTTGTCAATGATAACGAAGCCAACGCCATGCTGAGCCGTCCGCAGCGTAAGCCTTACGGTACCACCAATATTAAAATGTAA